The following proteins are co-located in the Piscirickettsia litoralis genome:
- the udp gene encoding uridine phosphorylase, producing the protein MNGNIKNKQVSETEKLYHIGLSAADLQGADTAILPGDPGRVECLAKMLDAKAEHIGKSREYTSYLATVGRVNVLLCSTGMGGPSVGIAIEELAMVGIKKFIRVGTTGSIQEKIDLGCLLLSTGAVRLDGTSSHYAPIEYPAIADFESSQQIVSAACRLNLSLNTGITASSDTFYPGQERYDSYSGYVPKKFQKTLEEWRKLNVMNFEMESSALFTICSIFGLKAACLCVVVAKRTDSEFADTEASLPR; encoded by the coding sequence ATGAATGGTAATATTAAGAATAAACAAGTTTCTGAAACTGAAAAATTGTACCATATTGGCCTTAGTGCTGCTGATTTACAGGGAGCAGATACTGCGATTTTGCCAGGAGATCCGGGGCGTGTTGAATGTCTGGCAAAAATGCTTGATGCAAAAGCTGAGCATATAGGCAAAAGTCGTGAATATACATCATATTTGGCGACAGTTGGCCGGGTGAATGTATTGTTGTGTTCTACCGGGATGGGTGGGCCTTCGGTGGGTATTGCGATTGAAGAACTTGCAATGGTTGGTATTAAAAAATTCATTCGAGTCGGAACAACAGGGTCAATTCAAGAAAAAATAGACTTAGGGTGCTTATTGCTCTCAACGGGGGCTGTGCGTTTAGATGGAACATCTTCACATTATGCTCCTATAGAATACCCTGCGATTGCGGATTTTGAATCATCACAACAGATTGTGAGTGCAGCATGTCGCTTAAACCTTTCGCTAAACACCGGGATTACAGCGTCCTCAGATACATTTTATCCGGGCCAAGAACGCTATGATAGTTATTCTGGCTATGTGCCGAAAAAATTTCAAAAGACGTTGGAAGAGTGGCGCAAGTTGAACGTTATGAACTTTGAAATGGAATCTTCCGCGTTATTTACAATTTGCTCCATTTTTGGTTTAAAGGCCGCTTGTTTATGTGTTGTTGTCGCAAAACGAACGGATTCTGAATTCGCAGATACGGAAGCGTCGCTACCTCGGTAG
- the cydB gene encoding cytochrome d ubiquinol oxidase subunit II: MIDLSTMQVIGWVIVGATLLAFALTSGFDSGIGILLPFIGKNDTERRLALNVIGPTWDGNQVWLITAGGAVFAIWPTVYATAFSGYYVAMLLILWSLFLRPVGFEYRSKLPNQTWRNNWDIGIFIASFIPILIMGVAFGNLLLGSPFTFDPIFLRMQYTGSFIDLLSPFALLCGITAIFMVITHGSAYLNLRTKGIIKTRAQKALRMFAWLYIIAFAAAGILIAYKVPGYILGKSIASINDPLANHVTRQVGAWMNNYHTYPWTILAPITGFIGAFFAIITAQANRSIWPFLGTSLIQIGTILTAALSLFPFIMPSSTDPAHSLTVWNSSTTHHALTIIAIVAVIMVPVIFCYTTFVYIKMWRDGPIHEKDIERGQHILY; this comes from the coding sequence ATGATTGATCTTTCAACTATGCAAGTCATTGGCTGGGTCATCGTCGGCGCGACTCTCCTCGCCTTTGCACTAACAAGCGGCTTTGACTCAGGTATTGGTATTTTATTACCCTTTATCGGCAAGAACGATACCGAACGGCGTTTAGCACTTAATGTCATCGGCCCAACATGGGATGGCAATCAAGTCTGGCTAATCACTGCAGGAGGGGCGGTTTTTGCCATCTGGCCTACCGTTTATGCCACCGCATTTTCTGGTTACTATGTTGCCATGCTGCTCATCCTTTGGTCGCTATTCTTGCGCCCCGTCGGTTTTGAGTACCGCTCAAAACTGCCAAATCAAACATGGCGCAATAACTGGGACATCGGCATTTTTATTGCCAGCTTTATCCCCATTTTAATTATGGGTGTTGCCTTTGGTAACTTACTGCTCGGTTCGCCCTTTACTTTTGACCCTATATTTTTAAGAATGCAATACACTGGATCATTTATTGATTTACTATCTCCCTTCGCATTGCTGTGTGGTATTACTGCGATTTTTATGGTAATTACTCATGGTTCTGCTTACTTAAACTTGCGTACCAAAGGCATTATCAAAACACGCGCCCAAAAAGCACTGCGCATGTTCGCTTGGCTTTATATCATCGCCTTTGCAGCAGCCGGAATTTTAATCGCCTATAAAGTTCCAGGTTATATTCTTGGCAAAAGCATTGCTAGCATCAATGACCCACTTGCCAACCATGTCACTCGCCAAGTCGGCGCTTGGATGAATAATTATCATACTTATCCGTGGACGATACTCGCACCGATTACAGGCTTTATCGGCGCATTCTTTGCAATTATCACCGCACAGGCAAACCGTTCAATTTGGCCCTTCCTTGGCACAAGTTTAATTCAGATTGGCACTATTCTAACTGCCGCATTAAGCTTATTCCCGTTTATCATGCCATCAAGTACCGATCCAGCACACAGCTTAACGGTATGGAATTCATCAACGACGCACCACGCTCTCACTATTATTGCGATTGTCGCTGTAATCATGGTCCCGGTGATTTTCTGTTACACCACCTTTGTCTATATCAAGATGTGGCGTGATGGCCCCATTCATGAAAAAGACATCGAACGTGGTCAACACATTCTGTATTAA
- a CDS encoding monovalent cation:proton antiporter family protein: MNLFLLTALCIALAAAWITDLMGLSMELGAFLAGVILGGTPYHHQVSADIRPFRDTLLGLFFIGMGSLVNLHELADLAVWVILIAVAIVVVKAIVIYVVVRFTRQANSEDAFKTGILLSQGGEFGFVLISIETNFNTIDDHVAQVMLGALMISMVISIMLVRFQKPLLELFKKLTERSTEGPALPKAPTNTATQLKDHVIICGFSRVGQRLARAVESEGFDYIAIDLDPLRIEQASLAGENIFYGDATQLDTLRHAGIAHAKALVITFTTPSSSVKKSLRLVQHVAPNLHVLVRAKNDALLEEYRQEGATEVVSEALESSLMLGSHLMLMLGVPKHRVMGWLLNIRKNRYDLLRGFFKGQDVETIESDENMREQLSSFFLPEGSFAVDRTLKELKLEDFSVIVTAIRRSGIRGAQPEPDTRLKSQDILVLYGTPENIERAEAKLIGNIT; the protein is encoded by the coding sequence GTGAACCTTTTTTTGCTCACCGCCCTTTGTATCGCGCTTGCCGCAGCCTGGATTACTGATTTAATGGGGTTATCCATGGAGCTTGGTGCATTTCTTGCCGGAGTCATTCTCGGTGGGACACCATATCATCACCAAGTTTCTGCTGATATTCGACCCTTCCGTGATACTCTGTTGGGCCTGTTTTTTATTGGTATGGGCAGCCTGGTCAACCTACATGAACTTGCTGACCTTGCTGTCTGGGTGATTTTAATTGCGGTTGCTATCGTTGTTGTTAAAGCTATTGTAATCTATGTGGTTGTCAGGTTCACCCGGCAAGCGAATTCTGAAGATGCCTTTAAAACGGGTATATTACTGTCCCAAGGCGGTGAGTTTGGTTTTGTCTTAATTTCAATAGAAACCAATTTTAATACCATCGATGATCACGTCGCTCAAGTTATGCTAGGCGCTTTGATGATCAGTATGGTCATCTCTATTATGCTGGTACGCTTTCAAAAGCCATTACTCGAGCTCTTTAAAAAGCTGACCGAGCGCTCAACAGAAGGCCCTGCTCTTCCCAAGGCGCCCACCAATACAGCAACTCAACTTAAAGATCACGTGATTATCTGCGGCTTTAGTCGTGTCGGCCAGCGCCTAGCACGTGCCGTTGAGTCCGAAGGATTTGATTATATTGCCATTGATTTAGACCCTTTGCGTATAGAACAGGCCTCACTTGCAGGTGAGAATATTTTCTATGGCGATGCCACCCAGCTAGACACACTACGCCATGCCGGCATTGCCCATGCCAAAGCCCTAGTAATTACCTTCACAACACCCTCGAGCAGTGTCAAAAAATCCTTGCGCCTGGTCCAGCATGTTGCACCCAACCTACATGTTCTTGTCCGTGCTAAAAACGACGCTTTACTTGAAGAATACCGCCAAGAAGGCGCTACAGAAGTTGTCTCAGAGGCCCTTGAAAGTAGCCTCATGCTTGGTTCTCACCTCATGCTCATGCTCGGTGTCCCTAAACATCGAGTGATGGGTTGGCTACTCAATATTCGCAAAAATCGCTATGACCTTTTGCGCGGTTTCTTTAAAGGCCAGGATGTCGAAACCATCGAAAGTGATGAAAATATGCGCGAACAATTAAGCTCGTTCTTTCTACCGGAGGGTAGCTTTGCAGTGGATCGCACACTCAAAGAGCTTAAGCTTGAAGACTTCTCTGTCATCGTCACCGCCATACGTCGTAGCGGTATTCGAGGCGCTCAGCCTGAGCCTGATACACGCCTAAAGTCGCAGGATATTTTAGTGTTATACGGCACTCCAGAGAACATCGAACGTGCTGAAGCCAAGCTCATTGGCAATATCACCTGA
- a CDS encoding cation:proton antiporter domain-containing protein codes for MTHSLFQQLLILLATSVVIVAIFRRFKLPPILGYLFVGVLAGPSGPGWISTFNNLHVLAKFGVVFLLFTIGLELSLPRLAAMRSALLKAGSLQVIICILIAWGIGIILGLSLSSSFITAGAIALSSTAIASKLLAEAGSVNTPRGQLSLSILIFQDLATIPLLIIATSLSQGSSDHIVQTTAIELAKGVAAFAVLVFVGHWVVSRIFHEISKARSSEPFFAHRPLYRACRSLDY; via the coding sequence ATGACACACAGCCTTTTTCAGCAGCTTCTTATTTTATTAGCCACATCTGTTGTCATCGTTGCTATTTTTAGGCGTTTTAAGCTTCCCCCCATTCTTGGCTATCTCTTTGTCGGTGTACTTGCTGGCCCTTCTGGCCCGGGCTGGATCTCCACCTTTAATAACTTGCATGTTCTAGCGAAATTTGGTGTTGTCTTCTTACTTTTTACTATTGGCCTTGAACTTTCTTTACCTCGCCTCGCCGCCATGCGTTCAGCCTTGCTCAAAGCCGGTAGCCTGCAAGTTATAATCTGCATCTTAATTGCCTGGGGAATTGGCATTATTTTGGGCTTAAGCTTATCGAGCAGCTTTATTACTGCCGGTGCCATCGCTCTTTCTTCGACCGCTATTGCCAGCAAATTACTCGCAGAAGCCGGTTCGGTCAACACACCACGGGGCCAGCTTTCATTATCAATCTTAATTTTCCAAGATCTAGCCACAATTCCACTGCTCATTATTGCAACGTCACTCAGCCAAGGCAGCAGCGATCATATCGTTCAAACCACAGCGATTGAACTGGCCAAAGGCGTCGCTGCCTTCGCCGTCCTCGTTTTTGTCGGTCACTGGGTCGTTTCTCGCATCTTTCATGAAATTTCCAAAGCACGTTCAAGTGAACCTTTTTTTGCTCACCGCCCTTTGTATCGCGCTTGCCGCAGCCTGGATTACTGA
- a CDS encoding Smr/MutS family protein gives MTDSKKKNIKKHELSAEEQAFLQEEMQGIKPLQQTQAVINKKQPLPKKIKQPDFSNNDPEKEEFSDYALCQTVQANDLIDYYQEGMQHSVLAKLKRGKILAEDELDLHGYSIHQAKQQLKQFFDYCQNRQYQCIRIVHGKGKMSQEAPILKNKLNNWLRHSSRVLAFASAPKRFGGAGALHVLIKRKKNNLQDFNPL, from the coding sequence ATGACTGATTCCAAGAAAAAAAACATAAAAAAACATGAGCTCTCTGCTGAAGAACAAGCATTCCTTCAAGAAGAAATGCAAGGTATTAAACCATTACAGCAAACTCAAGCAGTCATCAATAAAAAACAGCCTCTGCCTAAAAAAATAAAGCAGCCTGATTTCAGTAATAACGATCCAGAAAAAGAAGAATTCTCAGACTATGCACTCTGCCAAACAGTACAAGCGAATGATCTGATCGATTACTATCAAGAAGGTATGCAACACAGTGTACTTGCTAAGCTAAAACGCGGAAAAATTTTGGCTGAAGATGAACTTGACCTGCATGGTTATAGCATTCATCAAGCAAAACAACAGCTCAAGCAATTTTTTGATTATTGCCAAAATCGCCAATACCAATGCATACGCATTGTACATGGTAAAGGGAAAATGAGCCAAGAAGCCCCTATACTCAAAAATAAACTCAATAATTGGTTACGCCACTCCTCTCGCGTACTCGCTTTTGCTTCAGCACCCAAGCGTTTCGGAGGGGCAGGTGCGCTCCACGTCTTAATCAAACGTAAAAAAAATAACCTTCAGGACTTCAACCCATTGTGA
- the prmB gene encoding 50S ribosomal protein L3 N(5)-glutamine methyltransferase: MKRELTVINKAVQTDLHTIGDWLRWMVSSFQRAELFYGHGTDNPWDDAVQLLRHALSWPGEIPREMMNARLTSGEKQQLLVLVEQRVNLRKPVPYITHEAWFYNLDFYVDENVLIPRSPIAELIEQHFEPWVESSKIHRVLDLCTGSGCIGIACAVELPETLVDCVDISKEALQIARRNVDHHDLDERVNLIESDLFDQIQGKYDVIVSNPPYVDAEDMSSLPDEYRHEPALALEAGHDGLDIVRRMLKEGKHYLNPHGVMIIEVGNSAVALEDSFPTVPFTWLEFERGGSGVFVISYEELVRYQNIF; the protein is encoded by the coding sequence ATGAAACGAGAGTTAACGGTAATAAATAAAGCGGTACAAACTGACTTACATACGATTGGGGATTGGTTACGCTGGATGGTCAGTAGTTTTCAACGTGCAGAGCTTTTTTATGGTCATGGCACAGATAACCCTTGGGATGATGCAGTGCAATTGCTACGTCATGCTTTGAGTTGGCCTGGTGAAATTCCTCGTGAAATGATGAATGCACGTTTGACAAGTGGTGAGAAACAGCAGTTACTTGTTTTGGTCGAGCAGCGGGTGAATTTACGTAAGCCGGTGCCTTATATTACTCATGAAGCTTGGTTTTACAATTTAGATTTTTATGTTGATGAAAATGTGTTGATTCCTCGTTCGCCAATCGCAGAGCTAATTGAGCAGCATTTTGAGCCGTGGGTGGAGTCATCTAAAATCCACCGCGTATTGGATTTATGCACGGGCAGTGGTTGTATCGGTATTGCTTGTGCAGTTGAATTGCCAGAGACACTCGTTGATTGTGTTGATATTTCTAAAGAAGCGCTGCAAATTGCTCGCCGTAACGTGGATCACCATGACTTGGACGAGCGTGTTAACTTGATCGAGTCGGACTTGTTTGATCAGATTCAAGGCAAATATGATGTCATTGTCAGTAACCCGCCCTATGTTGATGCTGAAGATATGAGCAGTTTGCCTGATGAATATCGTCATGAGCCAGCACTTGCCCTTGAAGCAGGGCACGATGGCCTTGATATTGTGCGAAGAATGTTAAAAGAAGGCAAGCATTATTTAAATCCACACGGGGTGATGATTATTGAAGTGGGTAATAGTGCTGTAGCTTTAGAAGATAGTTTTCCAACAGTGCCCTTTACTTGGCTAGAGTTTGAGCGAGGTGGTAGCGGGGTGTTTGTCATCAGTTATGAAGAGTTGGTCCGCTATCAGAATATATTTTAA
- a CDS encoding low molecular weight protein-tyrosine-phosphatase, whose amino-acid sequence MKLLFVCTGNICRSPTAEGVCQKKLVEMGLIKHIEIDSAGTHAFNEGAAPDARSQEVAEKHGIELNHLRARVVTVDDFERFDHIICMDKNNMDYLRRSAPAHAQHKLSLLLDHVEGAVSQDVPDPYYGGERGFELVFAEISLGVDALLKKLCTQ is encoded by the coding sequence ATGAAATTATTGTTTGTGTGTACAGGAAATATTTGTCGTTCGCCCACTGCTGAGGGAGTTTGCCAGAAAAAGCTTGTAGAAATGGGGTTAATTAAGCATATTGAAATTGACTCAGCAGGGACCCATGCTTTTAATGAGGGCGCAGCACCCGACGCACGTTCCCAAGAAGTGGCTGAGAAACATGGCATTGAACTTAATCATTTACGTGCACGCGTGGTGACAGTGGATGATTTTGAACGTTTTGACCATATTATTTGTATGGATAAAAACAATATGGATTACTTACGCCGTTCGGCTCCTGCCCATGCTCAGCATAAGTTGTCACTGCTGCTCGATCATGTTGAAGGTGCCGTCAGTCAAGATGTGCCGGATCCTTATTATGGTGGTGAACGAGGGTTTGAGCTGGTCTTTGCTGAAATTAGTTTAGGTGTTGATGCACTATTAAAAAAATTATGCACTCAATAA
- a CDS encoding aspartate-semialdehyde dehydrogenase, protein MKKYSIAVVGATGAVGETLLELLVERKFPVDKVYPLASQRSVGKTVELGHQSLAVENLDAFDFSKVDIAFFSAGGDISHDYVPKAAEAGAIVIDNTSRFRYENDIPLVVPEVNPEAIKNYKVRNIIANPNCSTIQMVVALKPLYDAVGIERINVATYQAVSGTGKQALEELAHQTASLLNAKPVETKVYPKQIAFNVLPHIDRLEDNGYTFEEMKMVRETQKIFADDQIKVNPTAVRVPVFYGHAEAVNIETKEKITATKALELLENAPGVKVIDGVGESFDYPTPVSDASGKDAVYVGRIREDISCDKGINLWVVADNVRKGAALNAIQIAEHLIKNELP, encoded by the coding sequence ATGAAAAAATATTCGATTGCAGTTGTTGGAGCTACGGGGGCCGTAGGCGAGACTTTATTGGAGTTACTGGTTGAGCGTAAGTTTCCTGTTGATAAAGTCTATCCTTTAGCGAGTCAGCGTTCTGTAGGGAAAACAGTTGAGTTAGGTCATCAGTCACTGGCTGTTGAAAATTTAGACGCGTTTGATTTTTCCAAGGTTGATATTGCATTTTTCTCTGCGGGTGGTGATATTTCTCACGATTATGTACCGAAAGCAGCCGAAGCTGGAGCGATCGTTATTGATAATACTTCACGCTTTCGGTATGAGAATGATATTCCTTTAGTTGTTCCTGAAGTGAACCCTGAGGCGATTAAAAACTATAAGGTGCGTAATATCATTGCTAACCCAAACTGCTCAACGATTCAAATGGTTGTTGCCTTGAAGCCATTATATGATGCGGTTGGGATAGAGCGTATTAATGTGGCGACTTATCAGGCTGTTTCTGGAACGGGTAAGCAGGCGTTAGAAGAGTTGGCGCATCAAACAGCGAGCTTGTTAAATGCAAAGCCAGTTGAAACGAAGGTCTACCCTAAACAAATTGCTTTTAATGTATTGCCACATATTGATCGACTTGAAGATAATGGCTATACCTTTGAAGAGATGAAAATGGTGCGTGAGACGCAAAAAATCTTTGCGGATGACCAGATTAAAGTGAATCCAACGGCGGTTAGAGTTCCTGTCTTCTATGGTCATGCAGAAGCGGTAAATATCGAAACCAAAGAAAAGATTACTGCAACTAAAGCGCTTGAACTTTTGGAAAATGCGCCTGGCGTTAAAGTGATCGATGGTGTGGGAGAAAGCTTTGATTATCCAACACCTGTTTCAGATGCTTCTGGGAAGGATGCGGTGTATGTGGGTCGTATTCGTGAAGATATTTCCTGTGATAAGGGGATAAATTTATGGGTCGTTGCAGATAATGTGCGTAAGGGCGCAGCACTTAATGCGATACAGATTGCTGAGCATTTAATAAAAAACGAATTGCCCTAA
- a CDS encoding DUF4404 family protein, which produces MIQDTLNKIEKQLESAKLSDEKRAELLELAKTLRAELLDLEKTSKDNARSIANFTQASTHELLKDDKNEDLLDLSAQALERSVVEFENSHPRLVQTVRDIIISLGNMGI; this is translated from the coding sequence ATGATTCAAGATACATTGAATAAAATTGAAAAGCAGTTAGAAAGTGCAAAATTGTCAGATGAAAAAAGAGCTGAGTTACTTGAACTCGCAAAGACCTTGCGTGCCGAGCTGCTAGACCTAGAAAAAACGAGCAAAGATAATGCACGTAGCATTGCTAATTTTACCCAAGCATCGACTCATGAACTGCTAAAAGATGATAAAAATGAGGACTTATTGGATTTATCTGCGCAAGCATTGGAACGCTCGGTGGTCGAATTTGAAAACTCTCATCCGCGTTTGGTACAGACGGTGAGGGATATCATTATTTCATTGGGTAATATGGGGATATAG